The Opitutus sp. ER46 genome segment TGGTCTGGACGCCAATACGTGCGGGCAGATCCCCTTCCAAGGATCTCGAAGCGGCGGCGGCCGCGCCCCGGGGCGTAGGCCCGGGCGACCTCCGACCCACTAGACGAAGAAGGGATTGAACCGACGCTCGTTCTCGACCGTCGTGAGCGGCCCGTGCCCGGGGGCGACAACGGTGTTGCCAAGGCACACCGTGAGCATGCGCTGCAGATTCGCCTGCAACTGGTCGCCGGAATAAAACGCACGTCCCACCGAGCCGGCAAAGATCAGGTCGCCGGAAATCAGGAGAGAGCCGCCGGACCGCGCCGCTGGTGCGCGGACCACATAGCAGTTGTGCGCCGCGGTGTGTCCCGGCGTCGAATACGCCGTCACTTCGAGCGCACCGAAAGCTCGGCGCTCTCCCTCCCCCATTGGCCGGCCGCAGGGCGCCACCGCTCCGCCCGGCACGAGCGCGTGTTCCGGAGCGACGCCAAACCGCGCCACCACCTCACAGAGTCCGCCGGCATGCTCCGCCTCCACATGCGTCAGGAACACGGCGTCAACCTGGCGAATCGTTCCCGGCCAGACCGCATCGAGCGCGTCCATCCCCGCGCCCGTGTCGAAGAGCAGGGCGCGATTCGAACCGCATTCGCTCACCAAGTACGCGTTCGCCACGCCGATGCCGTGCGGCATGCGCAGCGGCCACACGCAGAACGGCAAGCCGCCGATTTCGGGTTGCGGATACTTGCCCAGCCCGAGGGCGCACAGCCCCACCTCGTTCAGCTTCAGCACGCCGGCGATGCGACGAAGCTCATCGCAGGTCAGCTCGGACCGGTAATCGACCGCATCCAGGATTCGCGCCACCGCCACCCCCGTCGCCTCCGCCAATGCCTCCTCGGTGAGTCCGGCGCGACGCATGCCCTTTTCGAGCACGTCACCCAGCTCGTCTTCGAGCGGCAATGGAGAGGTCCGGATCACGGCGGCGAGTATCACGCAGGCAAAGGGGGCGCACAAGGCGGGTTTGGCGCGCTCCCACTTTCCTTTTGTTTTTTCCGGGCCATTCCCCAGCTTCCCGGCATGGACGCCAGCCAAAAGGAAATCCTCGATATCTTCACGCGTACCCGAGCCCTCCTCCAGGGACATTTCGTGCTCCGTTCGGGGCTGCACAGCGGTCACTACTTCCAGTGCGCGCAGGTGTGCCAGGACATGGCGGCCGTCGAACGCCTCGGCGAGCTGCTGGTCCAGAAAGTGCGCGGCCAGGGGCTGACGTTCCAGACCGTGCTCGCGCCCGCGATGGGCGGGCTGGTCATCGGCCAGGAGGTTGCCCGGCGGGCCAAGGCCCGCTACATCTTTGCCGAAAAAGAGAACAACGTTCTCGTGCTCCGGCGCGGCTTCACCCTCTCTCCCGGTGAGCCCGTGCTCGTCGTGGAGGACGTCGTGACGCGGGGCGGCCGCGTGATCGAGTGTCTCGACATCATCCGCCAGGCCGGGGGCACGCCGGTCGGCGTCGCGATGCTCGTCGACCGCAGCGCCGGCACCACCCGCTTCGCCGTCCCGGCCGTCTCGCTCCTGGAGCTGAGCTTCCCGACCTACGCGGCGGACGCCCTGCCGGCAGAGCTCGCTAAGCTCCCGGTACAGAAGCCCGGCAGTTGAGATTCTCCCGCGCCACCCCGCCGCACGCCGCGACGGGGCCCGGCACCGGGTCACTCAATCACGACCACGACGAAACGCGCCGCGCCGCGGTAATACACGGCCAGCAGGTTGCGTCCCGGGTGCAGCATATTGCGCGCTTCCTCGACTTCCCGAACCGGCGTGCGGTTGATCTCCATGATCACCGCTCCCGGGGCCAGGCTTTCGCGGAACGGTGACTTCTCCTCCACCTCGGTGACCAGCAGCCCGGTGACGCGGACGTCGATGCGCAGGCGCCGGCGCTCCTCCGCGCCAAGGGGCTGGACCGTGACGCCGGAAAGCAGCTCGTCCGGCTTGTCGGCAAACTTGTCGAGGGTGACGTCCATCTTGCTCTCCTTGCCGTCCCGCACGACCCGGAGCTGGGCGACGGAGCCCGGGGCCATCTGCGCGATCATGAGCCGCATCTCCTCGAGCGTGCCCACCGCATGGCCGTTCACGCCGAGAATCACGTCATTGCGCTTCAAGCCCGCCTTCTCGGCCGCGCTCTCCGGCACGATATCGGTGATCACCACCCCGCGCGTATCGCGCGCGACTCCCAGCTGCTCCGCCACGTCGGGGGTGATGGTCTCGGTGCTGACGCCCAGGTAGCCGCGCGCAACCGTGCCGGTCTCAACGAGGCTCTTCATGATGGACGCGGCGAGATTCACCG includes the following:
- the pyrE gene encoding orotate phosphoribosyltransferase, whose translation is MDASQKEILDIFTRTRALLQGHFVLRSGLHSGHYFQCAQVCQDMAAVERLGELLVQKVRGQGLTFQTVLAPAMGGLVIGQEVARRAKARYIFAEKENNVLVLRRGFTLSPGEPVLVVEDVVTRGGRVIECLDIIRQAGGTPVGVAMLVDRSAGTTRFAVPAVSLLELSFPTYAADALPAELAKLPVQKPGS
- a CDS encoding MBL fold metallo-hydrolase; translation: MIRTSPLPLEDELGDVLEKGMRRAGLTEEALAEATGVAVARILDAVDYRSELTCDELRRIAGVLKLNEVGLCALGLGKYPQPEIGGLPFCVWPLRMPHGIGVANAYLVSECGSNRALLFDTGAGMDALDAVWPGTIRQVDAVFLTHVEAEHAGGLCEVVARFGVAPEHALVPGGAVAPCGRPMGEGERRAFGALEVTAYSTPGHTAAHNCYVVRAPAARSGGSLLISGDLIFAGSVGRAFYSGDQLQANLQRMLTVCLGNTVVAPGHGPLTTVENERRFNPFFV